From the Tepidimicrobium xylanilyticum genome, the window TTATGTGGAATTTAATACCCAGATGAAAAACATAGTATTTAAGTTTATAGATAGCAGGTTAGATATGACGGAAAAGGTAGACCCTCAATTTATAGAAGATTTATTAGCAAAAAGATTGGATAGATATAATCGAGTATACTTCGATTATTCTGCTAGAATATCTGGCTATGATTTAGAACTTATAGTCTATCCTGATACTAGAAGCTTTATGCATAATTGGAGTCTTAATAGTAAAGTTAGTTTCTTAGAAAGGATAGATAGTATCATAAGGGAATACTATCCACAATTAAGGATAAATGGAGTTATTGAATATCCTGGTAGAGATAGCATTGAGTTTTTAATCCATGAAGGTAAGATCCGTTCTCCATATTTAGAAAGGAAAACTGAGGAATTTTTGAAAAAAAGATATGGATCATTTACATCTGGAAGTTTCAGAATCCCAATGGAATATAAGTTACACCAAACTAACTTAAATGATTATAAACTGCTAGTATATATGGACTTTAATATAAATGATGAAAGATGGAACGAATCTGTAGACAGGGCATTGGACATATTTTTACATGATGTCATAGCTGAAGTGATTGCCCTATGGGATGCAAATGTATTTCTTCAAGCTTATGACAAGAATCAGTATATTGTAAAGGAAATAGTAATATCTCAAGATGTGGTCCAAATGGTTAATGCAGACCCCTTTCCTGGAGAAGTTGTAAAAGGTTCTACCGTAAGATTGTCTACCAATACCCTAGGAGCTAATATATACTATACCTTAGATGGTTCTGCACCATCTCCATCGAATAGGATTCTCTATATTGATCCTATTGTGATAAATGAGGATACCATAATCCGAGCCTATGCTACAAAAGAAGGCATGAACGATAGCCCTATTTCCACCTTTAACTATAAGGTAGTGGAAAAATAAAATTATATGCCCATAATAGGAGGTTTTCATGAAGAAAGTTTTGGTTTTCATATTAATTGGTTTAATTATATTTCCGAATGTCAGCATAGCTGCTAATCAGCATGTAATGGAAAATAAGGATTTAAATGAGAAAATGACAAGAAAGGAATTAGCCACTATAGGAGTGCGGTTAAAGGACTTGGAAAATTTAGTTCAATTTTATGAGGATAAAAATATCTTCCCCGATGTTAAAGGCTGGGCCACTCCTTACATTAATTTGGCATATAGTTTCGATATTATGAAGGGCACTACTAATGATAAATTTGAACCCGATGCCAATGTAACCTATATAGAATTTTTAACCGTAATAATGCGGGTAATGGGCTATGTAGATGGAATCGACTTTGTTAAATACCCTGAGGATTATTATAATAAGGCTTTGGAGCTTGGACTGGCAAATATGTATATTCCATATGATCAAACTATAACCAGAGGATTTGCTTATGATATAATTACTGAATTGCTTACTAAACATTAGAATTGGGACACGGAATTGCCTCCGTGTCCCTCATACTATTCTTTTATCATATTGGTAAGATAGTGATTTCTTTCTATAAGTTTAAATATTGGTACTCCTATTACAGATACTACTATAAATTGAGAAAGCATTATCTGGCCTGTAACTAAAAAAAAGTTTACAGGAGTATCTGATAAAAACCAAATTTCTAAACCTACTATAAAGCTGAATATAGATGGCCAGAGACTGGCTAGGAATATATTTTTTGTTCTACTCATACAGTTAAGGGCTAAAAAGCTAGCCAATGTCCCAAATATAATATCTATTAGTCCAAAAGGGCTTCCTATATTAGCTATGGCACATCCTAAAGTCAAGGGACCTATGTAAAATGGATCCATATACGCTAATAGGGTTAGTATTTCAGAAATCCTAAATTGAATTGGTCCATAAGCCAAAGAGGGCAAAGCATAGGTTAGAATTACATATAATGCTGCAATAATACCTGCTTTTACTAATTTGTACGTTTTATTTTTCATCTTCATTGCCTCCTACCCCAAAATCAGTATTGTTCCATAGAATTTCTATATTGTCATATTCCTCTAGGTATGAGTAGTTTTCTTTAAACCACTGAATTAACTCTTGGTCCCCTTTTACAGGAGTAGTATTTTCAATATAAATATTTATACAACCATATTTAAAATGTTCTTTTAATATGTCTATATCCCTCTTAATCATCTCCTTGGTTTGTCCCTTTATTCCCACCAATAAGCATATGGATTCAAAATACTTTGCTACTTCCTTATAATCTTTAAAATATACTCCTTTGTTTAGATAGTTGTTTCTAAAAACATCATCAAAGGTTTCAATTCCACATTTAAATACAATATCTATCCCTTTAAAGTAATCCCTTATTTCATTAAGCCTATGTCTATAGTGGTAATGGCTCTCAAAATACAGCCTTTCTATTCCTTTCGAATTGACAATGTTTTTTATTTCTTCAAGGGTTTCCTTTGGCAGTTGAAATACAGAAGCGGAATTTATGACCTCTAATTGCTTAAACTCCCCTGTTATGTTCTTCAATACTTCTTTATTGATTTCATTTATATAATAATCATCTTTCTCATTGTCGTGAATATAGTCGCAAAACAAACATCGTCCCCAATGGCAAGGATGTGATTTTAAAAGCACAATCTCCCTTGGATTCTTCTCTAATATTTTACTGTACCTAATCAATGTTATCACTCCCTTGTTTTTATAGTGGTTATCAAGGTAACACTTTGTTCTATGTATTACGTGCTTGATTCATAATGCAATTTTTATTTTACCCAAAAAATAAACTGACTCTTAATAATTTTTGATATTTTACATAACCCAAGCCTATCCTATAAAATCTTACTTTATCTAATTTTATTTCTTTCATCTTTTCTCTCATAAAAATAGATGGGGTAATTCTTGCACCCCCATCATCTTTTCCAAGTCCCAACTTAAGGTATGGGACCTTCTCTTTTTTGATAGCATTCTATTGGTATTATTATACATAGAGCATTAAGTTATGTCAAATACTCAATAAGTTTGGAACACAGGATACCATCCAATGTCCTCATATCCCTTTATTGTGCAAAAAAATCTGCTTTTAGTATATACTCAGATTTGTTTATTTCTTCTATTACCATTTTATGCTTTTCTATGAAGTCTAGTGGGTTAAGGAGTTCTCTTGTTTTTATGTTATATACTCGACTGTTTTCGAATATACCGTCTCTTGACATCTCTAGCAATATTTCATCAGTTATTATAGAGCCTTTTAAGGCATAGGTTTGGGGAGCTACAAAGTTTTCCCCCTCATAATTGATTAAATCTACACCAAACATTAGACCTTTTTCGTTTTTATAGCCCATAATATTTAACATAGTAGGCAGAAAGTCTAATGCACTGCCTATTCTAGTTATGGTTTCATTAGCTTCAAGACTTGGTATATGGATTATCAAAGGGATCTTTAACATTTCATCCAAATCGTAAGGGTAACCTAGATAATCGGTCATCAGCTTTTGGTCATCTTTGTTAAGGCTATTTATAGCAAAATGATCTCCGTATATGACCAATATCGAATTATCATACAGCCCTTCTCTTTTTAAATCCTCGATAAACTGACCTATGGCCTTATCGGTATAGTGGATAGCTTGAAGGTAATTCCCTAGTAAGGTGTCCTCATATTCAGCTTTGATATTCAGGTACTTATACTTTTCAGGCATTTTAAAGGGATTGTGGCTAGTTAATGTGATCATAAAAGCATAGAAGGGCTTATCATCTAATCCATCTAATTCCTTTAAATAACCCATAGATTGTTTAAAAAACTCAACATCAGTGAGTCCAAAGCCAATGGTTTCCGTTAAATCATAGTCCTCTTCAGATACGAACCTTTGGAAACCTTGATTTAGATAGGCCTTGTCCCGATTCCAGAAATCCTTTTTATATCCATGAAATGCCCAAGCAATATATCCATTATCCCTTAGAATCCAGGGAAGTCCATAAAAGGTATTGTCCACATATTGGGTATAGGTAGGTTCCTCCATAGATGGATATAGGGAATTATGGGTTACGAATTCTGCATCGGAAGTATTCCCCCTTCCCAATTGCTGATAATAGTTATTAAAGTAGAGGCTTCCCTCTTCTCTAATAAGCCTATTTAGGTTGGGGGTTACTTCCTGCCCTTCATGGAAATGGTCTATTACAAAATTCTGCAAGGATTCAACTTGGATTACTATTAAATTTTTCCCTTTCCCTAAACCTGTGTACTTTCCTTCCACAAATTCCGATCGCTTTTTAAGTTCAGCTATATCCGTTATAGTCAAAGTCTCTATATTGGTTATATCTTCCTTCATTATAGTCTTCTTAATATCCTTAGCATGGTAGGTGAATAATTCTTGGTTGGTTACAGGCCCGAATAGGCCTATCTTGCTTAATATGGTTAGCAAAAGGATTAGAACTAGAGCTATTCCTCCAGGAATTCCCCAGCTTATATATCTATTAAATCTTCTGCTATTCCTTTTCCTTCGTGAATAGAAGTAAACTAGGGGTAAATCTAATAAAAAAAGTATGTTCCTAAAGGATAACAAGGTTTTAACGCTATCTCCTACTGCTGGAACCTGACCTACCTGCTTAAGCATCTTGATTGAGGGCAAAGTATTGAAATAGCTATAGTATACCACATCCACAAACATGATTAAGGATACTATTGTATAGAATAGGAACCCTAATCTGTATTTATTCCTGTTGTTCCTCAAATAGATGAAGGAATAACAAAATAGAATTACCAATAGGCTGATTAAGAAGACTAAAGCTCTATTGTGTTTTACCCTGGTTATGTTCATGAATAATAATATCTTCAGAGCTAACAATAGCGATAACATATATATCCTCCATATCTATTGTTTCAGCAAAAACCCATCTAGATTTTCATATTGGTCTATGTCTACATTTTCATCTACTCCATCTAAGTAGATGGATATTTCCAGATCTTTTAATTCCTTTACGAAAGAGTTATCTAAATATTCCTCATTTAGTATAACTCCAGCTAAAGGATTCCTCTTTAGAAAGTCTAAAATCTCTTCATTAGTATAATTCCCCTTTGTTGCATTGAAGAATATATTCTTAAAGGCTTTGTTGGAGAGCCTATAGTACTGGTCAAATTTGGTCTGCTCTACTATAAGCCTATCCTTTATATCAGGATACTCATCCTTGACTTTTAAAAATATACCCTTATTCCACTCATCAGTTTTTAATAATAGATATGCGTCTTCATGATTCTCCATCCAATGAGCCAAATCCTTTATTTCATAACCACCTTCCAATACTACTTCTTCCTCGACTATAAACTTAAGTTTTACAGCCATCAATCTGTGGCCTTCTTCATAGTTTTTGCTCAATTCTTCCAAAGGATTATTATAACATCTAATTATGTACTTATCATCCGGTATATTTTTCCCCTTTAAGTCCTCTAGATCAACTGAGCCTTGATTTTCCATCAATAGTTTGATTAAATCCTTTTTTAATACATAATTTGATTTGTTTATTTCGGATACTATGTATTCATATCTTGCCTTAACTTTCTCTAATTCTATGGGTTCCCTTGTTTTCCTATTATAAGCTTGGCTATTTTCAAAGAGTCCATCGCTAGACATATTGAATAAGGTATCATCATCTATAAAGGTACCTTTAAATACATAGATTTGAGCAGCTACAAAATTCTTCCCTTGGTAATTTAGCAAATCCCGACCAAACATTATTCCCTTTTCGTTTTTATAACCCATAATATTCAATATGGTAGGTAAAAAGTCTAGTTGGCTGCCTATTCTAGATATGGTTTCGTTAATTTCCACATCTGGCACGTGGATAATCAATGGAACTCTAAAC encodes:
- a CDS encoding S-layer homology domain-containing protein codes for the protein MKKVLVFILIGLIIFPNVSIAANQHVMENKDLNEKMTRKELATIGVRLKDLENLVQFYEDKNIFPDVKGWATPYINLAYSFDIMKGTTNDKFEPDANVTYIEFLTVIMRVMGYVDGIDFVKYPEDYYNKALELGLANMYIPYDQTITRGFAYDIITELLTKH
- a CDS encoding QueT transporter family protein codes for the protein MKNKTYKLVKAGIIAALYVILTYALPSLAYGPIQFRISEILTLLAYMDPFYIGPLTLGCAIANIGSPFGLIDIIFGTLASFLALNCMSRTKNIFLASLWPSIFSFIVGLEIWFLSDTPVNFFLVTGQIMLSQFIVVSVIGVPIFKLIERNHYLTNMIKE
- a CDS encoding radical SAM protein → MITLIRYSKILEKNPREIVLLKSHPCHWGRCLFCDYIHDNEKDDYYINEINKEVLKNITGEFKQLEVINSASVFQLPKETLEEIKNIVNSKGIERLYFESHYHYRHRLNEIRDYFKGIDIVFKCGIETFDDVFRNNYLNKGVYFKDYKEVAKYFESICLLVGIKGQTKEMIKRDIDILKEHFKYGCINIYIENTTPVKGDQELIQWFKENYSYLEEYDNIEILWNNTDFGVGGNEDEK
- a CDS encoding LTA synthase family protein, with the translated sequence MLSLLLALKILLFMNITRVKHNRALVFLISLLVILFCYSFIYLRNNRNKYRLGFLFYTIVSLIMFVDVVYYSYFNTLPSIKMLKQVGQVPAVGDSVKTLLSFRNILFLLDLPLVYFYSRRKRNSRRFNRYISWGIPGGIALVLILLLTILSKIGLFGPVTNQELFTYHAKDIKKTIMKEDITNIETLTITDIAELKKRSEFVEGKYTGLGKGKNLIVIQVESLQNFVIDHFHEGQEVTPNLNRLIREEGSLYFNNYYQQLGRGNTSDAEFVTHNSLYPSMEEPTYTQYVDNTFYGLPWILRDNGYIAWAFHGYKKDFWNRDKAYLNQGFQRFVSEEDYDLTETIGFGLTDVEFFKQSMGYLKELDGLDDKPFYAFMITLTSHNPFKMPEKYKYLNIKAEYEDTLLGNYLQAIHYTDKAIGQFIEDLKREGLYDNSILVIYGDHFAINSLNKDDQKLMTDYLGYPYDLDEMLKIPLIIHIPSLEANETITRIGSALDFLPTMLNIMGYKNEKGLMFGVDLINYEGENFVAPQTYALKGSIITDEILLEMSRDGIFENSRVYNIKTRELLNPLDFIEKHKMVIEEINKSEYILKADFFAQ